One Haloterrigena salifodinae DNA window includes the following coding sequences:
- a CDS encoding ABC transporter ATP-binding protein: MASESSSRSDAHVSPGRSVTIRCDGVIHEYDGRSGWIGSGSDRSVTALEDVSLEIETGEVVGLIGPSGSGKSTVLHVLAGLIVPDDGTVELLGDDLTACSERERTRLRRERVGLVFQQFHLLPSLTAVANVALPLVQLGYGRAERRRRAERRLEQVGLGDRTTHRPGELSGGERQRVAIARALVTDPDVILADEPTGELDTETGMAVLDDLVDAAAERTVVLATHDERAVDRTERAISLLDGAVVDDGR; this comes from the coding sequence ATGGCAAGCGAATCGTCCTCGAGGAGCGACGCCCACGTATCGCCCGGTCGATCCGTCACGATCCGCTGTGACGGCGTCATCCACGAGTACGATGGGCGGTCCGGCTGGATCGGATCCGGTTCCGATCGGTCGGTCACCGCCCTCGAGGACGTCTCCCTCGAGATCGAGACCGGCGAGGTCGTCGGGCTGATCGGGCCCAGCGGCAGCGGGAAGTCGACGGTCCTGCACGTACTCGCCGGCTTGATCGTGCCCGACGACGGGACCGTCGAACTCCTCGGGGACGATCTCACCGCCTGCTCCGAACGCGAACGAACCCGACTCCGCCGCGAGCGGGTCGGCCTCGTCTTCCAGCAGTTCCACCTCCTGCCGTCGCTGACGGCCGTCGCGAACGTCGCTCTGCCGCTCGTGCAGTTAGGCTACGGCCGAGCGGAACGACGCCGAAGAGCCGAACGCCGGCTCGAGCAGGTCGGGCTGGGCGACCGAACCACCCACCGGCCCGGCGAACTCAGCGGCGGCGAACGGCAACGCGTCGCCATCGCCCGCGCGCTGGTGACCGACCCCGACGTGATTCTGGCCGACGAACCGACGGGAGAACTGGACACGGAAACGGGGATGGCCGTCCTCGACGATCTCGTCGACGCCGCCGCCGAGCGCACGGTCGTCCTAGCGACCCACGACGAGCGGGCGGTCGACCGCACGGAGCGCGCGATTTCCCTTCTCGACGGAGCGGTGGTCGACGATGGTCGATGA
- a CDS encoding ABC transporter permease translates to MVDEESTERTRVGRWLALVRFAAGRIATQARRTPRRTAVTVGLVAITIALLVTVTGISVALAGDTTADDNEADLRVVPHEGGTFSPVVGVEGPRLSDVHDRTETIDDRADVDYATPVLMEVVQARSPEGEESVNVMAVGVVPRESSPPVGGVPTAPLEPGDPHYANGSYDGPQTGDVVLSTAASDQLNASEEASLVVRGSQMTANASAGTYEVTAIEEADTASLSDGLPVVVLRLSELQTLTGADDEDLADQVLVGTDSDGAHEAIEETYPNATVESGTEPGLAALQDDDLALATSLITLIVGIGICTLFVTTATGLLVERERQTLAVLSAVGFPGRSRLAVVAVMTLTLTVVGAVVGIALGYAGVAVTNWIATSTVTSSPIATTDPLFVPYALAIAVVAGLFALPYPLYLTTKTDVVAELRQ, encoded by the coding sequence ATGGTCGATGAGGAGTCGACCGAGCGCACGAGGGTCGGCCGCTGGCTCGCCCTCGTTCGCTTCGCCGCCGGCCGGATCGCCACGCAGGCCCGACGGACGCCGCGCCGGACGGCCGTGACGGTCGGTCTCGTCGCGATCACGATCGCGCTGCTCGTGACCGTCACCGGGATCAGTGTCGCGCTCGCGGGCGACACGACGGCCGACGACAACGAGGCCGACCTCCGCGTCGTACCCCACGAGGGCGGCACCTTCTCCCCGGTTGTCGGGGTCGAGGGGCCGCGGCTCAGCGACGTCCACGACCGAACCGAGACGATCGACGACCGGGCCGACGTCGACTACGCGACGCCGGTGCTCATGGAGGTCGTCCAGGCCCGATCGCCCGAGGGCGAGGAGTCGGTGAACGTCATGGCCGTCGGCGTCGTCCCGCGCGAGTCGTCGCCACCGGTCGGCGGCGTCCCGACGGCGCCCCTCGAGCCGGGCGATCCCCACTACGCGAACGGGAGCTACGACGGCCCCCAGACCGGCGACGTCGTCCTCTCGACGGCGGCGTCCGACCAGCTCAATGCGTCCGAGGAGGCGTCGCTGGTGGTCAGGGGGTCGCAGATGACCGCCAACGCCAGCGCCGGAACCTACGAGGTGACCGCCATCGAGGAGGCCGACACCGCGAGCCTCTCGGACGGCCTCCCGGTGGTGGTCCTCCGATTGAGCGAACTCCAGACGCTGACCGGCGCCGACGACGAGGATCTGGCCGATCAGGTGCTCGTGGGCACGGACTCGGACGGCGCTCACGAGGCGATCGAGGAGACGTATCCGAACGCGACGGTCGAGTCGGGAACCGAGCCCGGGCTGGCCGCGCTGCAGGACGACGACCTCGCGTTGGCGACGAGCCTCATCACGCTGATCGTCGGGATCGGCATCTGTACGCTGTTCGTCACGACCGCGACGGGGCTGCTCGTCGAACGCGAACGCCAGACGCTCGCCGTCCTCTCGGCGGTCGGCTTCCCCGGCCGGTCGCGGCTCGCCGTCGTCGCCGTGATGACGCTGACGCTGACGGTCGTCGGCGCCGTGGTCGGGATCGCGCTCGGCTACGCGGGCGTCGCGGTCACGAACTGGATCGCGACATCGACGGTGACGTCGTCGCCGATCGCGACGACCGACCCGCTGTTCGTCCCGTACGCGCTCGCGATCGCCGTCGTCGCCGGCCTGTTCGCGTTGCCCTATCCGCTGTACCTCACGACGAAAACGGACGTCGTCGCCGAACTCAGACAGTAA